CGTCAATGAAAATTTTTGGTTGCCCGGCGGGGTTTCGCCCCCGCCCCGCCCCTCGCCTCGGGCCGCGCCCTGTGCTACGCTGGCCCGAGCGGCGGGCGGGGCGGGAAAAATCCGGCCCCGGGGGCTTTGCAGGGCGGCTCATGCGCCTTATAGTGGACCGCAGAGATAGGAATTCCGGGGCGCCGAGCGTCCGCCAAGCAAGGAGATGCCCATGTGGGACTATACGGATAAGGTCAAGGAGCACTTCCTGAACCCGCGCAACGCGGGGGCGATGGAGAACCCTGACGCAGTGGGCGAGGTGGGCAGCCTGGCCTGCGGCGACGCCCTCAAGCTTTTCCTCAGGATCAACGACCAGGGCGTCATCGAGAACGCCACCTTCCAGACCTTCGGCTGCGCCAGCGCCATCGCCTCGTCCTCGGCGCTGACCGAGATCCTCAAGGGCAAGACCGTGGCCGAGGCCGAGGCGCTGACCAACAAGGACATCGCCGAGTATCTGGGCGGGCTGCCCAAGGAAAAGATGCACTGCTCGGTGATGGGCGAGGAAGCCCTGGCCGCTGCGCTGAAGAACTGGCGCGGCGAGGCCGCCCCCGAGGCCCACGCCGAGGGCGAGCTGGTCTGCCGCTGCTTTGGCGTCACCGACGTGACCATCCGCCGGGCCATCGAGGAAAACGGGCTGCGCACGGTGGAGGAGATCACCAACTACACCAAGGCGGGCGGCGGCTGCGGCGACTGCGTGCCCCGGCTGGAAGAGATCCTGGCCGAGGTGCTGGGCCAGGCCCCGGCGCAGGCTCCGGCCCCCAAGCCCTTGACCAATCTCCAGCGGATGCAGAAGGTCATGCAGGTCATCGACGAGGTGGTGGCCCCGAGCTTGCGCAAGGACGGCGGGGACATCGAGCTGGTGGACGTGGACGGCACGGACGTTTCGGTCTCCCTGCGCGGGGCCTGCTCCAGCTGCCCCTCAAGCCAGCTGACGCTCACGGATTTCGTGCAGAAGACCCTGCGCGAGCAGGTGGACCCGGCCATCCGGGTCAAGGGGGTCTGACATGGCGCCCCAACCGACGCCCCTGTATTTCGACAACAACGCCACCACCCGCGTGGCGCCCGAAGTGCTCGAAGAGATGCTGCCCCTGCTGACAGACCTCTACGGCAACCCGTCGAGCATGCACCGCTTCGGCGGGCAGGTGGGCAGGCTGCTGGCCCGGGCCCGCGAGCGCGTGGCCGCCGGGCTGGGCTGCTCGCCCGAGGAGATCGTCTTCACCTCCTGCGGCACGGAGTCGGACAACACGGCCCTGCACAGCGCCGTGACGGCCAACCCGGGCAAGAAGCACCTGGTGACCACCCGGGTGGAGCACCCCGCCGTGCTCAACGTGGCCCAGCACCTGGAAAAGCGCGGCTACGACGTGACCTGGCTCGGGGTGGACTCCCAGGGCCTGCTGGACCTGGACGAGCTGCGCCGCGCCCTGCGCGACGACACGGCCCTGGTCTCGGTGATGTTCGCCAACAACGAGACGGGCACCATCTACCCCATGGCGGACATCGCGGCCCTCTGCAAGGAGCGCGGGGTGCTGCTGCACACCGACGCCGTGCAGGCCGTGGGCAAGGTGCCCATGGACCTCGCCACCCTGGGCGTGGACTACCTGGCCCTGTCGGGCCACAAGCTGCACGCGCCCAAGGGCGTGGGCGCGCTCTACGTGCGCCGGGGCGCGCCGCTGCGGCCCTTCATGCTCGGCGGGCACCAGGAGCGCGGCCGCCGCGCGGGCACGGAGAACATGGCCTCCATCGTGGCCCTGGGCAAGGCCGTGGAGCTGGCCACCGCGCATATCGCCGACGAGAACACCCGCGTGCGCGCCCTGCGCGACCGCCTGGAGCGCGGGCTGCTGGAGTCCATCCCCGACGCGCGGCGCAACGGCCACGCGGACCAGCGCCTGCCCAACACCACCAACATCTCCTTCAAGTACGTGGAGGGCGAGGCCATCCTGCTGCTCATGGACGAGCTGGGCATCTGCGCCAGCTCGGGCTCGGCCTGCACCTCGGGCAGCCTGGAGC
This portion of the Desulfocurvus vexinensis DSM 17965 genome encodes:
- the nifU gene encoding Fe-S cluster assembly protein NifU; amino-acid sequence: MWDYTDKVKEHFLNPRNAGAMENPDAVGEVGSLACGDALKLFLRINDQGVIENATFQTFGCASAIASSSALTEILKGKTVAEAEALTNKDIAEYLGGLPKEKMHCSVMGEEALAAALKNWRGEAAPEAHAEGELVCRCFGVTDVTIRRAIEENGLRTVEEITNYTKAGGGCGDCVPRLEEILAEVLGQAPAQAPAPKPLTNLQRMQKVMQVIDEVVAPSLRKDGGDIELVDVDGTDVSVSLRGACSSCPSSQLTLTDFVQKTLREQVDPAIRVKGV
- the nifS gene encoding cysteine desulfurase NifS, yielding MAPQPTPLYFDNNATTRVAPEVLEEMLPLLTDLYGNPSSMHRFGGQVGRLLARARERVAAGLGCSPEEIVFTSCGTESDNTALHSAVTANPGKKHLVTTRVEHPAVLNVAQHLEKRGYDVTWLGVDSQGLLDLDELRRALRDDTALVSVMFANNETGTIYPMADIAALCKERGVLLHTDAVQAVGKVPMDLATLGVDYLALSGHKLHAPKGVGALYVRRGAPLRPFMLGGHQERGRRAGTENMASIVALGKAVELATAHIADENTRVRALRDRLERGLLESIPDARRNGHADQRLPNTTNISFKYVEGEAILLLMDELGICASSGSACTSGSLEPSHVLRALGVPFTFAHGSIRFSLSRYNTEAEVDTVLREMPGIIARLRAMSPFREGADAPDGGACACSCATPGGGTH